Proteins from a single region of Bradyrhizobium diazoefficiens:
- a CDS encoding class I SAM-dependent methyltransferase: MSTCPACGHASTAKLFEVTADQASRSFVNPRRYPDRSRELTHYLSRLWGRNTCNVRRCTDCGFGFADPFVAGGAEFYNLAAPHPSYPTTKWEYARTIEELSGMTTAGKTIIDVGAGFGYFLDLIKDKFHTSDIYALDYNETALLALQSKGYKTFSVDLRGADFDCLKEAFDIIFMFQVFEHMDRVDDVFARLKYLLKPHGSVFIAVPNDMRTCYMERHGSLLDMPPNHIGRWTMAAFEALCRRQGLQLSKCEHEPFNLATFLQQDIIDSFLCKAEKPGSVGEFVRGLPRSKAQRITQALVALALSPTRLPAWAYAAGNSSKLGSALWVKIDKGS; encoded by the coding sequence ATGAGCACCTGTCCGGCATGCGGCCATGCGTCAACTGCAAAATTGTTCGAAGTGACGGCAGATCAGGCCTCCCGGTCCTTCGTCAATCCGCGCCGGTATCCAGATCGCTCTCGCGAATTGACGCACTATCTGTCACGTCTCTGGGGTCGTAACACGTGCAACGTCCGTAGATGCACGGATTGTGGATTCGGCTTTGCAGATCCGTTCGTCGCGGGCGGCGCTGAATTTTATAACTTGGCCGCGCCGCACCCATCTTATCCAACCACCAAATGGGAGTATGCAAGGACGATCGAAGAGCTCAGCGGCATGACGACTGCCGGAAAGACCATCATCGATGTCGGGGCGGGATTTGGGTATTTTCTCGATCTCATCAAGGATAAGTTCCACACGTCCGATATTTATGCCCTGGACTACAACGAGACGGCGCTCCTCGCATTGCAGTCAAAAGGCTACAAGACCTTTTCGGTCGATTTGCGAGGAGCTGATTTCGACTGCCTGAAGGAAGCCTTCGACATCATCTTCATGTTTCAAGTCTTCGAGCACATGGACCGGGTGGATGACGTCTTCGCTCGATTGAAGTATCTTCTAAAGCCGCACGGCTCCGTTTTCATCGCCGTCCCCAATGACATGCGAACATGCTACATGGAGCGCCATGGATCCCTCCTGGACATGCCACCAAACCACATTGGCCGGTGGACGATGGCGGCGTTCGAGGCCTTATGTCGGCGACAGGGACTGCAATTGAGCAAGTGCGAGCATGAACCATTCAATCTCGCGACTTTCCTTCAGCAAGACATCATAGACAGCTTTTTATGTAAGGCAGAGAAGCCGGGGAGCGTGGGTGAATTCGTGCGTGGCCTGCCGCGGAGCAAAGCGCAGCGGATTACGCAAGCTTTGGTTGCACTCGCGCTTTCACCAACACGCTTGCCGGCATGGGCATACGCCGCCGGGAATTCATCGAAGCTGGGTAGCGCACTCTGGGTGAAGATTGACAAAGGCTCGTAA
- a CDS encoding DUF3551 domain-containing protein, protein MSAPAPATAQRFGGNSPVCLQKWEWGGATSIRCQYSSWQECKASAAGLSAMCLLNPYAQQPPRPDRSPRPR, encoded by the coding sequence ATGTCCGCGCCCGCTCCGGCCACAGCTCAACGGTTCGGCGGCAATTCTCCGGTCTGCCTTCAGAAGTGGGAATGGGGCGGCGCGACCTCAATTCGATGCCAGTATAGTTCGTGGCAAGAGTGTAAAGCGAGCGCTGCGGGCCTTTCCGCCATGTGCTTGCTGAACCCTTATGCGCAACAGCCGCCTCGTCCAGACCGCAGCCCGCGTCCCCGATAG
- a CDS encoding NIPSNAP family protein, giving the protein MITCYLRYEVNPDKLADFEAYGAMWLDLVPRFGGVHHGYFLPSEGESDIALAMFSFPSLAAYEQYRKDAGADPDVQKAVAFAKETRCFKRYERSFFRPLLPKAA; this is encoded by the coding sequence ATGATTACCTGTTACCTGCGTTATGAGGTCAATCCGGACAAGCTCGCCGACTTCGAAGCTTATGGTGCCATGTGGCTCGACTTGGTGCCGCGGTTTGGCGGTGTCCACCACGGCTACTTTTTGCCATCCGAGGGAGAGAGCGATATCGCGTTGGCGATGTTTAGCTTTCCCAGCCTCGCGGCCTACGAGCAATACCGAAAGGACGCTGGCGCCGATCCAGACGTTCAGAAAGCGGTGGCATTCGCAAAAGAGACGCGCTGCTTCAAACGCTATGAACGGTCGTTCTTCCGGCCATTGCTTCCGAAGGCGGCTTAA
- a CDS encoding DUF3551 domain-containing protein, translating into MRIAVLIVVMVAGFSPAAHAERDYPWCVFGGGLGASGECMYSTREQCLASSSGRWNTYCDVNPRVRFKQPAAQRTH; encoded by the coding sequence ATGCGCATCGCCGTACTGATTGTCGTCATGGTGGCGGGGTTTTCTCCCGCGGCACACGCTGAGCGGGACTATCCCTGGTGCGTCTTTGGCGGAGGGCTCGGCGCTTCCGGCGAATGCATGTATTCGACGCGAGAACAGTGCCTGGCCTCGTCATCCGGGCGGTGGAACACCTATTGCGATGTGAACCCGCGCGTGAGGTTCAAACAGCCGGCTGCGCAGCGGACGCACTGA